Genomic window (Streptomyces liliiviolaceus):
ACCTCCGCGAGGAGCTTCGCGCCGCCGGAGACGGGCACGGTGAGCCGGCGGGTGTGGTCCTCGACGGTGGTCTCGCCCTTGCCGAAGCCCCGCAGGACCTCGGTGGCGGTCGCGATGTGCTCGCGGTCGTGCACCACGACCTCCACGCGCTCGCCGCCGGTACGGGCCTTGAGCTGGTCGGAGGTGCCGCGGGCGATGACCTTGCCGTGGTCGACGACGCAGATGTCGTGCGCGAGGTGGTCGGCCTCTTCGAGGTACTGGGTGGTCAGCAGCAGCGTCGTACCACCGGAGACCAGTTGTTTGATGACCTCCCACAGCTGCTGGCGGTTGCGCGGGTCGAGGCCGGTCGTCGGTTCGTCCATGAACATGACCGGCGGCGAGACGACGAGCGCCGCCGCGAGGTCGAGCCGGCGGCGCATACCGCCGGAGTAGGTCTTCGCCGTCCGGTCGGCGGCCTCGGTGAGATTGAACTGCTCCAGCAGCTCGACCGCGCGGACCTTCGCCTGCTTGGACCTCATCTGGTAGAGCTGGCCGACCATGTGGAGGTTCTCACGGCCCGTCAGATACTCGTCGACCGCGGCGAAC
Coding sequences:
- a CDS encoding ATP-binding cassette domain-containing protein, translating into MPGAIYAEGLVKTFGDVRALDGVDLDVPEGTVLGLLGPNGAGKTTAVRCLTTLLRPDSGKAVVAGIDVLKHPNEVRRSIGLSGQFAAVDEYLTGRENLHMVGQLYQMRSKQAKVRAVELLEQFNLTEAADRTAKTYSGGMRRRLDLAAALVVSPPVMFMDEPTTGLDPRNRQQLWEVIKQLVSGGTTLLLTTQYLEEADHLAHDICVVDHGKVIARGTSDQLKARTGGERVEVVVHDREHIATATEVLRGFGKGETTVEDHTRRLTVPVSGGAKLLAEVIRELDARGIEIDDIGLRRPTLDDVFLSLTGHLAEQKDTENGESADTEGPKGSRGSKRKKEAAK